The window CTCCCCGACGTCGAGAGCGGCCTGCTCCGCCTCATCGGCGCGACCACGCACAATCCCTTCTTCTACGTCAACAGTCCGCTCGTCTCGCGCTCGCAGGTCTTTCAACTGGAGCCGCTGAATTCCGACGACCTGCTCGAGATGATGCAGCGCGCGCTGAAGGACGAGCGCGGCCTTGGCACATTCAATGTCCGCCTCGATGAGAACGCCGCCCGCCACCTCGCCACCGTGAGCGATGGCGATGGCCGCAAGTGCCTCAACGCCCTCGAGATCGCCGCCCGCACCACCCCGCCGGGCCCGGACGGCGTCATTCACATCACCCTGCCCGTCGCGGAGGAGAGCATTCAGAAAAAAGCCGTCGTCTACGATGGCGACGGCGACGCGCACTACGACACGATCAGCGCCTTTATCAAGAGTATGCGGGGGTCCGATCCCGACGCCGCCCTCTACTGGCTCGCGAAAATGCTCCACGCCGGGGAGGACATCCGCTTCATCGCCCGCCGCCTCATCATCTGCGCCAGCGAGGACGTCGGCATGGCGGATTCCAATGCCCTCGTGGTCGCCACGTCTGCGCTCCAGGCCATCGAATTCGTCGGCCTCCCCGAGGCGCAGCTCATCCTTTCCCACGCCACCATCTACGTCGCCACCGCGCCGAAGAGCAACCGCTGCACCACTGCCATCGGCAAGGCGCTCACCGAGGTCCGCGAAGGCCGCACCCTCGCTGTCCCCACCCACCTGCGCGACGCCCATTACAAAGGCGCAAAAAACCTCGGCCACGGCGAAGGCTACAAATACAGCCACGATTACGAAGGCGCCTACGTCCCGCAAGCCTACCTCCCCGAGGGCCGCACCTACTACGAACCCACCGAGAACGGCCTGGAAAAACGCATCAAGGAACGCCTCGACTACTGGCGCTCCCTCTACGAAACCGCCCAAAAGAAGGACTCACCCGAATAACCAACACGGACGAAACCTTTTTCAACAGAAGGCAGCGAAGGAAACAAAGGGAAAGGCAAAAGTCCTTTAGCAGAAGGTCGCAAAGGACACGAAGGTCTGCCTCACGCGCTGAAAAGCGGCTGTTTTACGACAAAGGCGTTCGCGCTGCGGCGTAGGGCGGGCGTCCCGCCCGCCTGCAAGTCCGGCGCGGAATTCCAGGGGAGGCAGTTTTCCTTTTCAGTTCCTCTCGCGAACAGGTCGGCGGGACGCCGACCCTACGCCTTGAGGCGCGCCTCGCCCGCAAAAATGGGCCGAAGCCATTACTTCCGACTTCCGGCCTCCCACTTCCGACTTCGCCTCACTTCCCGAGGTACTCGGGATTCAGCTTCTTCAGCGCGGGCACGACGAAGAGCCCGTCCTTGCGGATCAGCTTGCCGTCGAACCACACCTCGCCACCGCCGTAGTCCGGGCGCTGGATGTTCACCA of the Terrimicrobium sacchariphilum genome contains:
- a CDS encoding replication-associated recombination protein A, which produces MDDLFRTEPETQASPIDAPLATRMRPRGLDDYVGQRHILGEGKLLRRAIEADRISSVILYGPPGVGKTSLAQIIAASTNSHFERLSGVESNVGDIRRVVATAGNRLRNGGAKTILFIDEIHRFNKAQQDVLLPDVESGLLRLIGATTHNPFFYVNSPLVSRSQVFQLEPLNSDDLLEMMQRALKDERGLGTFNVRLDENAARHLATVSDGDGRKCLNALEIAARTTPPGPDGVIHITLPVAEESIQKKAVVYDGDGDAHYDTISAFIKSMRGSDPDAALYWLAKMLHAGEDIRFIARRLIICASEDVGMADSNALVVATSALQAIEFVGLPEAQLILSHATIYVATAPKSNRCTTAIGKALTEVREGRTLAVPTHLRDAHYKGAKNLGHGEGYKYSHDYEGAYVPQAYLPEGRTYYEPTENGLEKRIKERLDYWRSLYETAQKKDSPE